The sequence below is a genomic window from Acomys russatus chromosome 6, mAcoRus1.1, whole genome shotgun sequence.
ACAGTAGGGGGCCTCCAGTACTGATTCCGGTACTGGATACTGCAGAGTTTTGGTCCTGGGCGCGCGTGCGCGCCCACATTTCATAAAACACACTTGTTTGGAGACAGACAGGCATCAAGCTAGTGCTGAAAAGTGCCCATCGCTCTCCCAGGCCTCTCATAGGCCGAGAGCATAGCCCTAAGTCCAGgatcaggaaagaaaacacacaagcgCCCTTCCAGGTCTCTGCTCAAGCAGCGGTTTGGGGAAGGCAGGTCCGGGTCAGATTCCCTGTGACTTGGTCTCTGATGTCCTGAGAGGGTGGAGCAGGGCTGCCTGTCACCCTCGACAGCCGGTGTTTGCTCTGGCAAAGGGAACCTGGCCAGGCTCGCTTAGGAACCCAGCAGTTGTACCTCCTCCCTCGGCCATCCGCGTGGCTACCGTGACTAATCTTAGAATTCTGGATTCTAAGTGTTCTTAGAGCGTATCACAAGCTGGGGGAGGTGGACCACGGCCGGAAAATACCAGCAGTGGCCATCGAGGCGGCCCGGCATGCCTCCTCACCGAGCATCACAGCTCCTATAGGCTAGACACCCAGGGGCACCCTGTCGCCAGCAGATTGGGGACTCGGGgctccctctggcctctgcgggtGGGCTCTAGCCACCCTCTCCTCAATGCCTTCGGGAACCCTGACTTTTCTCCTTGTCTCTCCACAGCCGGGAGATCGTTTATGGAGCTTGGGGCGGGGGCCGAGCCCGTGATCGCGCCCGGCGCCTGCCGCCCAGGCCATGCTGCTCCACTGGCGCGCGGAGTCACGGCCGCCGGACCGCCGGGACTAAGCCGGGAGCCGCAGGAGGAAGAGGCACCGTTGGTGGAGCTGGACGGAAAGCCGCGGCGGCGGGCGGACTCAGTACTATGGCTGTGTACTGCTATGCCCTCAATAGCCTGGTGATCATGAACAGCACCAACGAGCTGAAAAGTGGCGCCCCCCGGCCCAGCGGCAGCGAGACGCCTCAATCCTCTGGGAGGGCCACCTTGAGCCCCGGCAGCGTCTTCAGCCCTGCGAGCGgcgcctccttcctcttccccccagCAGAGTCTCTGTCGCTAGAGGAGCCCAGGAGTCCTGGGGGTTGGCGCAGCGGCCGGCGCAGGCTGAATAGTagcagcggcagcggcggtggcggcagcagctgcagcagcagcagcagcaacagcagtggcGTGGGCAGTCCCAGTTGGGCTGGCCGCCTGCGAGGGGACGCGCAGCAGGTGGTGGCGTCCCGTACCCTCTCCCCACCTGGGCCGGAGGAAGCCCAAAGGAAGCTGCGGATTCTGCAGCGTGAATTGCAGAATGTGCAGGTGACCCAGAAAGTGGGCATGTTCGAGGCGCAAATCCAGGCGCAGAGTTCAGCCATCCAAGCACCCCGAAGCCCGCGTTTGGCCAGGGCTCGTTCACCCTCCCCGTGTCCCTTCAGAAGCAGCAGCCAGCCCCCCGGAAGGGTTTTGGCCCATTGCGCCCCAAGTGAGGAACGGAGGACAAAGTCCTGGGGAGAACAATGTACAGAGACCCCAGACGCCAGTTCGGGGAGGAGAAGTAGACTCAGCACACACCCCTCAAAGGACAAGGAGGGAGTGGCCCCTCTTTTAGGCCCAGCCAGCCCGACCAGGTTAGGGATTCAGAGTCCATGTGCCTCAGTGAGGATGGAGAGAGGTGGTACTCCGGCCAGTCCTCGCTGTGGCTCACCCACAGCCTTGGAAATTGACAAGAGGCTTGCTCCCTCGCTGGAGGGCGTTGGAAGTAGCATAGCAATGGCCACTAAAGTGGCAGCTTCAGCAGCATCCGCTGGACCACATCCTGGACATGATTCtgccctcagggaggcagcctGCGAACTGGGGGACCTGCGCACCTGGGAGGCCCAGATAGAGAGACGATGGCAATTTCTGGGCAGGGAGACAGGCTCAGGCCCAGAGCCTGGCCGGACCCAGAATCAAGAACCCtctgggagggtgggaagaggaacTCAATCTGTGGGTGGGCAGGGCTCCTGGACACCTGAAGTCAtcaaaaggccagaagagagtactgTGAATGCCCAAAACTCAGAGCCCTTGGAGGACCACAGACAGTCTAGATTGCCTGGAGACCCCTGCTCCCGAGGTcctgaggaggcaggaagtgggatCCCAGGGATCCGAGGACCCCAGCAGACTCTGGACATTGTGAGGGAAGGGTCTCCAGCACCGGGCTTGCTTGGGGGCAGCCAGGCGACACAGCCAAGGATCAGGGATGCGGAGACAGGAGTTGGTTGCGGCAGAATGCTGGAACCTTTACCACCTGGGGAAGCGGCAACAGATTTGAAAGAACCTCGGTGCCTCCCAGGGGACAGGATGGGTATGCAGCCTGCAAGCTCCATGGTTTGGCCGAGTGCCATGGAGGAAGCCCCCTTGATCTGGACGTGTGACACGGGGGTACAGTTGAAGGGGACTTGGGAAGGCCAGATGCAGGATAGAGGCACTCGCCCTAGCTTCCAAGAGATGCCCCCAGACCAGAAGGACAAGGCCTCCTTAAAAGAGGCTTGTGGCCCCAGCAGCACCCCCACCGTCCCTGCAGTCATTATCACAGACATGGGTGCCCAGGAGGATGGGGGCTTAGAGGAGATCCAAGGAAGCCCTCGGGGTCCCCTGCCTCTGAGGAAGCTGTCGTCCTCCTCGGCCTCCTCCACTGGCTTCTCCTCTTCCTATGAGGACTCAGAGGAGGACATCTCCAGTGACCCTGAGCGTACCCTGGACCCCAACTCAGCCTTTTTGCATACTCTGGACCAACAGAAGCCTCGAGTGGTGAGTGTTGCTTTTAGAATTCATGCCCTCAGCAGACCTTGGATGTTCCGCGTATTCTGTGCACGCTGGCATTCTTCTTGCTGAGCGGTAGACTCACGAGTGCTATTTCTCTACAGGCGGGTTTGTTGTGGGCACAGAGGCACCAACcatgcactttgtagaccgggcagTGGAGTTTGAGTCATTGCTACTGTTCACGTCTTTGAAAGCAGGTTTGAAGGAAGATTGTATTGGTGAATGTCAGCCATTAATAGAGCTTCCTAATTTCCGAAAGGTGTGAGTGACCAAAGCTGCTGCATGTTGCTTTCACTTGGTAAAACGAAACACTTCATTTCATTATTCGGTAAGGCTGACGAGGATATCTGTTGCCTTAACTCAGCCTCTACTGCTAGGCAAAAGTGTGACAGGTAGGGTTCTATGACAGGCCCCTGACCTCTGAAAGATGTGGTTGTGTGGTTGATCTATGGGATGAGCAACTGCTGAGCCTCACTGGTAAGTGAGGCAGGAGGTTGAGTTGTCCGAGTGAGGCACCTGGTGTCTCCTAAGGGACACAAGGTGGTATGATAGGTCCGTCTTGGGTACATTTTTACGTGTGTGCTCGGGTACCTGACACTTTTGGCCTGCCTGTGGCAGTGACAGGTGCTCATTGCTATGTGGCTAATCTCAGCTTTGGGCTGAGGCATCAATCTCTTCTAGAGGATGTAATTGTTGAAGCTGGCACTTCTAAAATGGTACGGCCTTTCTCTTGCCTTTCCAAGGGAGGATGAGGGAATTTCCTTGCCTGGCATGCGAGGGGTTGTCGAGCTAACTTGTGGGGGAATGCCGCCTGGTGTTTTAGTGGATAGCCTTCTGGTTTCGTCTTGAATGTGAGATTCCACCCATTTGTAACCCCAACAACGTTCTCTATCCTTGGTGAGTGCATTACAGTTTGGCTTAACGGGCTTTACTAAGAAATTTTGGACTCTTAAAAACACGATTCTTTTCAGCTTCCGCTTCAGAAATCACGGTCTAGTTTTGAAGATCAGCAattccgcccccccacccccccccgaaACTCTGCTTTCTGCTGATGGTTTAGAGGCAGATGTGAATGCAAAGGAGAGTCCTAATCAGTCTGTCGCTCTGTGGCCAGGACAGGGCTCCAGGCATCTTGCACCTGCTGCCAGGCACCCGCGAATCACCTGTGGGCAGGCAGTCTGCCTGGCAGGGATGGTGATCTCAGGGCAGATGGAAAATGCTTCTCTTTGAAGGCGAGGGCCCaatctctctgccctctgctcagCAGTTGCTAGTAAGAGAGGGTCTTCCTTTCCACTTCTCCCATTTGCTTTGAAACCCCTGAGGCACAGCTGGCACGCCCAAATAGCTTTGTGTTGTTACCCATTTTCCACTCAGTCCTTTCTTGTGGTAGCTGAGGAGCTCCTACCTGCTGCTTATCAAAACAGCCCGATACatccatgtttaaaaacaaagtctTGTCTGGGAATGAGTTCAAGGGGAGATAAATAATGGCAGGTAaacttctcccccacccccctttgtcAGAGTAAAACCAAATGAGTAACCAGGGAGATAACTGGGGTTTTCAAGTTAGGCAAGAGGcccagaggcagaggtgagaTGCTGTCCCACTCTGCTTCCCACCTTTGAACAGGTTTCTTTAGAGAAACACAGCGTGGAGTCAGGGAAAAAGAAATCCCCTGCCAGCTTTGCTTTCTGAAAcatgtgagacagagagagagagagagagagagggaatagaatgtgtgtgcatgcacatattgGGCTCAGAGGAGTGTGGGTAACCAACTGGAAATTATGGGATCCTGGGGACTTTTGCGTTTTGGTTGAGAGCTTGTGCTATGAACAGATGTCTCTTCTTAGACTAATTGTGATGGGGAAGCGTATCTGGAACACCAAACCATGTGCTCAGTGGGTCAGAAGTCACTCATTACCTGAGACTGCTATTTTGTCTGCAGAAGGAAAGACGTCTTGATTAGCCTGGGAGGCCTGTGGGCTGCCCTAAGTGGCCTTGCTTGTGCTTCTTCAAAACCCATGGGAGTTCCTCCTGAGCTTGCTTGTGTGTACCGCACTACTACACTACATCCGGGCACGTTCACAGTTGCCCACTTTCCCTTACACGTGCTCACTCGTGCTCACCCTCACCTTCACATTGTTCACATGCACTAACACATGCCTACACGTGCTCACACTCAACTcctgcccacactcacacccattcACTCAAACATGTAGGTGTGAAACGACATGCTCACGTAACCAACCCTGGCCCTCAGACCGAAACTAGACCCAAAGGATTTTCACCACTGCCCCGCCTTCCCACGTGCCCTCCTCGGCCACTTTGACTCATGTGTGACTGAGTGTACAGGCAGGGGTGTGACATCACATCTACGTCTTAAGGATCAGACACTTGGGCTTTGCTTGGAAGTAACTATCATCCATCTGTCTGTAGCAGCTTCAATTCAGGACCGTtcacacttcctgtttcctgagatCTGAACAGAACCAAATGGCACTGAGCAAGGGtgcggctctctctctctctctctctctctctctctctctctctctctctctctctctctctctctctctctctctcttttcccgtagcagaaatgatttattttctgaTCCTCCTATATCATTCTATTCACGAGTCTGAGGCATTGAGATTCCAGGTAGAGAGTATGATATTAAAATAAGAAGCATCTTACCTCATAAAATTGATCAGACTGATTTGTTCCAAAATTTTACTATCAATAATGTGTATGTACAAAAATGAAACAAGGGTCTAGCAatttggctcagcaggtaaaggtgcttgctaccaggCTGATGACCCGAGTTCGATACCCTGAagctacatggtagaaggagagaactgagtcctgcaagttgtctaaggcaggcacagccacacacacacacacaccaggtacacacacacatgtgcgtacacatgcacaaacacatgcatgcatgcaaaaattcataaatcaaaatgtaaaaaagtatatatatatatgtatatatatttaaatccaGAAACAGTGGTCTAGTACCTGTAGGCTATATAAGGGAGTAAAATACCAGAGAACCTCTGGTTTTTGGTGTTTGCTACTTTTAAAGGCCACTGGAATTTTGTTTCTCTGATCTTTATTTTGAGGGAGTTATTaagttgctttgtttctttttagtggAAAAGCAAACCTGTACACTTAGCAAAATGTAACCTGTTcgagatgtgtgtgtggggggggggtgggggcatttTTATGTTTGATTACCTAGTGCCGAGCACTTTGAAGtggaaacttttaaaaaggtttattttcttttcgtttgtgtatgtgtgcatgtgtgtgtgtaaacacaagTGTGTGGAAGTGCTTCCAGAGGTCAGTGGAGTGTGGGAGCCCTGGAGCCCTGGAGCCCTGGATATTGAGAAAGGCACTCCAGgcctgcaaaagcagcaagtgctcccaactgctgaggcacccccccccccccgcaccccctctCCCGCCTCTGGAAACTGAAGATGAAGATGGTGAAGATTATGGGAATATGATGAGTTCAGATGGTACTTCATTTCCTGAAGATGggtgccccccccctctctgacAGGGACTTCTAGATCTAGAGGCCCTGGAATCATTTATCTGAAACTCTGGGCATTATTCTGATAAAGAAGCCAAGCTCAAGGCATCAGGACCTAGGGCACACACTGGGGGCACCCTGGCTCTCTAgtaccattttctctttctcccttgtgCATAATTCGAGGGTGACTCAAGGGGAcccatcatttttgtttgtttgtttgtttgtttgttttttgagacagggtttctctgttgtagccttggctgtcctggactcttgtagaccaagatagcttgaactcacagagatgtgcctgcctctgcctccctgagtgctgagattaaaggcgtgccccaccacacccagctaaaggGTCCATCTTATTCCAACCTTCTGCAAATGCTTAATTATAGACACTCAGCCCCAAATGAGGTGGTGTGAAGTATGCAGCAGAACGTCTGGGTATGTGACAAGGATCCTTCGGCATGGACCTTGGCACTAAGGTCCAAACCAGACACTTTTAAAAGTGTGCTTTTATTGAAGCTAGTTGACCGACGGCCCTGTCTCAGTTCTCTCCCTTTACCAGAAGATTGGCTGTTTGTAAATTCACATTaaacaaacaccaaccaaccaaccaaaacaccgTGAGATCAAAGCATCGGCACTATGCCTGAGGTTTTCATAGTAATCGCTCAGGGCTTTAGGGACTGTGCTGATAGGAGGCCAGAGCAGTAACCCCAATGGATGTATTCTGGCTACAGATAATAACCTTTGTCCCCACCCCCCAATGTATAAGtttggaaactgaggcttggctGACACAGAATCAAAATATCCCTTAAAAGCGTTTGTCTTATCAAGGCGGTGAAAGTCATCAACCAGTAAATAAATATGGAGGAAGAAAGGTGAAGTCTCAATATTACTTTTAATGAGAACAGTTTAAGCTCTGCAAAGATACATTTGGAGGCATGCCTTGCCTTTaggttttaaataagaaaatagcaAACCTGTTAGCTTTGACTGTAGAGAAGTGGATTTCAAGTGTGGCGTAAATCATCCTCAGAGCTCTATTCGCAAGAGCTGAATTGCTACCAAGCTGCCTTCCGGACTTTGTTGGCACATGCTTGCTGAATGTTGTTACAGATTAGATtcattttatatagtttatttaaaTTTCCAGGAGTATTGATAACATTGTTTAGGCTTGTTTGATTTTGTCTGGTTCCAACTAAGCCACCtaaaggtagattttttttttttaaagaatttaatggAAAGAATTTAATCTTGTGGGGAAACCTCTGTAGTTTCAGATAATCAACAGGTGATTCAGAATTAACTCAGGAATTCTTCTAAATTACCTTGTGAAGCCAagtgtgatggtgtgtgcctgtaatctcagcacacccCACCCAGGCCGGTACTGAAGGATTCCCAGTGTGCAGTCAGCCTGGACTGTATAGCaagtccctatctcaaaaataagtaaataaataaattatactgtGGTGGAGTTATCAATTGGTGGAATCTATGGGTTTGGCTAGGAGCAGACAGCGTGGCATTAAAGACATGACAAAtacagtgtgtgcgtgtgcacacgtgcatgcgtgcGGCGTGcttgcgtatgtgtgtgtgtgtgttatggtgtgtgtggtgtgtgtatggggtggtatgtgtgtatgtatgtgtggtgtgtgtgtatgttatggtgtgtgtgtgtagtatggtgtgtgtgtgtgatgtgtgttgtgtgtgtggggtggtatgtgtgtatgtatgtggtgtgtgtgtgtgtgtgttgcaactCATTGTCTCATGAATCAGGGGAAGGCATTGCTTCCTACCAACTGTTAAacgctttggtttttttgaaaagTTCGCTAGAGTGCCACATGCCCCTTTGGGATTTTAAAGGACCTTGAGAGTGTTGCATGGTCATATACTCTTAACTCACTGAGCCAACTAATGATGGTTGTACAGGTGGTTTCGACAGGATGAGCAGAACACTCAGCATTTCCTTAAAAACCATAATGGGTGTCCCTCTGACTGTGGACAGCCATCTTGGAGGTCTGGAAGATTCAGCTATCTTGGCCTCAAGGTCCCAAGCGTCAGCCTTGGCTGGAGCAGCTCTGTCACGGGCCTCAAGCTGATGTCCTATTTGTCATGTTCTCCCTGAGCCTTTCTCCTCCATCCTGTCTCCCTGGGGGGCACAGTAGCTCTAACCCATTTCCAGGTGAGTGATTAGTTTAAAGGCAGCTTGAGTCCCCTTGCCTGGAAGACAAGACACATAAGCATGTGTGAtatcatttttcaaaacagagcaAAATGTTTTCTCCTGGTTCCATGATGAGCACTGTCTACGCGTCCAGAACACTGTACAGTCGGGAAGCTACAGAATTCTTTTTCTCCGATGGTCACATCTTACAGAAGCAGCAGCACAGCTGGTCCATGTTTAATGTTGTCATACGACTCCATGTTCACATTCTTTTCCTGtggcgtctttttttttttaagatttatttattttaggtaaatgagtgctctatctgcatgtatacctgcaggccaaaagagggcaccagatcccagtatagatagttgtgagccaccacgtggttgccaggaattgagctcaggacctctggaagagcagacagtgctcttaacgtctgagccatctctctccagctcctcctgttgCTTCTTGAATGGGTGGCTTCCTTACTCACCTTTGAAGACCCaactgtgctttaaaaatatttgttaagagcaattgagatggctcagtaggtaaggcaCTTCTGTGCAaacctgacgacctgagttcaatttctggaaccttcttcataaaggtagaaggagagaagtgaaTATATACAGTTGtcatctggcttccacacacatgctgtgccacacatgcacactcatacacattacacacacgcatacagcaacaataataaaataatatgaaaaaataaaatacttgtcaaatgagtgagggagggagagaaaagggtgtCTGATATTATCTAGCCACAGGAGAAGTGTTGAAGTCCTAAAAAGTCATAAAGGGCAAATAAGCACAGCGGAGGCAGGTTCATTGCTGACCTCCTTGACCCTGATGCTTCAGGAAAAAGCAAGCTAGACTTGAGCTTAGAAGGCCTGGCCCATACATGGTCTGTAAACGATTGGAGAACCAGCACTGAGAGTTCCATGCAAAGGTGTTGATAAAGTGCCTCAGGCAGTGTCACAGAGTAGTGTCTCAGTAAATAAGTGACAGCACTGTTGGAGGATTGTaagcactggaaaggcaggggAAACCCCAGGTTCTGTAGAAGAAAGTCTCTGTCACATCTCTGAGGCCTTGCTGTCCAATTTTTAACCCAGCACAGTCGTACAGAGTGATTTGCCTCCACTTGAGAGACTGCAACTGAATTTGTTTCCCAAAGCCTGGAATTCCCCAGCCGCTGCGCAGTTGGTGTCCCTCAGTGTGGCTTCACTGGCCACTTATGATAAAGCTGGTCTTAGTGTCCACCATACGCAGGCTTGAGAACTTCTTTTATGGTTTGGCCTCAAAAGAGAAGGGCTATAGAGCCCGGTCTACAGATGTGCCTGTTCCTCATGGGTGTCAGGGACCCAGGTCGGCTTGACACATTTGTGTAGAAGATCACTCAGGGGAGACTCCCCTGACATTTCCTATTTAAAGGCAGGAACTCCCAGGGTTTATGCAGCAAGGACTAGTTTAGGCTACTCATTTCCTTAGTCAGCAACACGCTGACATGCTTCACAATATTTCTAAGAAGAATTCTTGGTCAGAAATCATTTCTTTTCCCccttattgagattttttttggaCACTATATTAATTTGATATCATGTGATAGAACCCCACTCAACAAAAGGTCTCTCTTCAGGATACTAGCCAACATAacttgaaaaaaagaagggaaggaaggaaggaaggaaggaaggaaggaaggaaggaaaggactagtgtgatggctcagcaagtaaaggtccTTGCCCACaaacctgcctccctgagtttaATACCCGGAACCCATGGGAAAATGTAAGTGAAAGGGGACTCCAcaacattgtcctctgatctccacatgtgtgccatgacacacgggcataaatatatacagaaaaatgaaagaaaaggaagctttaTGAATAGCCAAAAAGTAGGAGCTCTGCAGGAGAGTGGCAGCAGAGCCAATCTCTTTGGTGCCAGGAAGGGGATTTAGGACGTCGAGTGTGCTAGGTGAGCACTTAACTGCAGGCCTGGGACTGCAGACCttcaaattgcttttttaaaaatgttgaggcgaagtctcactaaattgcccaggctggctctggactcaccttgtagcccaggcaggccttgagttTGGGACTGTCTTATGTCACCCTACGGGATAGCCATGATTATAGGCCTGAAGAACTACGATGCCCCGTGTATGGCCTGCGCTGGTGAGGCCTAGTTACTGCCCACTCTTGTGTATGATTTcatctggggtgggaggaggctcTGTTTGTATTTCCTCATCTCGGAGTGAGTAGGAACTGGTTCGGGCATGCTGGGTAGTGGAGGTTAACTGTCATTGCCCTCCTGGAAGCTCGCAAAGCTTGCTGCTAGCTTGTTAATCTTCCAGTTTACGTTTGTGGGAAGatttggaaagaaaggaaaaatgaaatgatacAGAATGACAGGCGCAGTTGTGGAGATACTTccgctgacctctgacctctgaccaaGATTAGGGTTGGCCTAACCCAGAGAAGATACTGGTTGATGCAATGCAGGGGGCTGGTCCTCCTGGAAGGTCACTCCCTTTGCTTACTTTATAAAGTTGGTCCTAAGGCATCATGGGGGGACATACACGTGGCGCTTTTGCCCTCAGCTTTGGGCTTTTGAGTGTAGTTTCCTCTCATTAACTATCCCTAAAGAGTTCTGTACAtcctgccctctcttcctctaACCCATTTAATCAGAACAAATAAATGATTGTACTGTTTTCCAGGAAGCTGCGCTGCACCACATATGGCTAGCGCTTGACATTTTTGCCTACCAGTGGGGAATGTCAGCCTGCTTCAGTGCcgggtgggggtgaggagtgggagggtgggagggtgggtgtgcatgtgagtgtgtgggtgtgtgggtatagAGGGCTGTGAGCCGATTGCCTGGTGCCTAGCTATCTACCCCACTCAATCTGCAGTCTCTCTTGGGACCTGGGCAACCACAGAGGAGGTCACTTTACCATCACCGCCATCCCACCCGCACCCccattctcctccccctcccatcccccaccccgcctcAAGCAGCTCCCAgcaagtgccccccccccttctgctCACATTCTTTCCAGGCTCAGTtcaatttgtttttctccttgcTATGGCGATTGATGACGGGTTGTGAAATGTATAATTGGGCAGCATCTCCTCTCAGTGTCTCTTCCCCAGCTCTGTGGGAGCTGGTGTTTGTCTAATCCCCTGCTGATGCACACGTGGGTGCTGGCTTCTCATGAGCCAGCCATCTAAGAGGCAGATTTAGTAACACGGGCCTCCCCAGCGGTGGGGACAGGGTGCTGGCCCCGGGTGGAAGGGGACGTGGGAGTATCACTTCTGTAATCCT
It includes:
- the Itpkb gene encoding inositol-trisphosphate 3-kinase B; its protein translation is MAVYCYALNSLVIMNSTNELKSGAPRPSGSETPQSSGRATLSPGSVFSPASGASFLFPPAESLSLEEPRSPGGWRSGRRRLNSSSGSGGGGSSCSSSSSNSSGVGSPSWAGRLRGDAQQVVASRTLSPPGPEEAQRKLRILQRELQNVQVTQKVGMFEAQIQAQSSAIQAPRSPRLARARSPSPCPFRSSSQPPGRVLAHCAPSEERRTKSWGEQCTETPDASSGRRSRLSTHPSKDKEGVAPLLGPASPTRLGIQSPCASVRMERGGTPASPRCGSPTALEIDKRLAPSLEGVGSSIAMATKVAASAASAGPHPGHDSALREAACELGDLRTWEAQIERRWQFLGRETGSGPEPGRTQNQEPSGRVGRGTQSVGGQGSWTPEVIKRPEESTVNAQNSEPLEDHRQSRLPGDPCSRGPEEAGSGIPGIRGPQQTLDIVREGSPAPGLLGGSQATQPRIRDAETGVGCGRMLEPLPPGEAATDLKEPRCLPGDRMGMQPASSMVWPSAMEEAPLIWTCDTGVQLKGTWEGQMQDRGTRPSFQEMPPDQKDKASLKEACGPSSTPTVPAVIITDMGAQEDGGLEEIQGSPRGPLPLRKLSSSSASSTGFSSSYEDSEEDISSDPERTLDPNSAFLHTLDQQKPRVSKSWRKIKNMVHWSPFVMSFKKKYPWIQLAGHAGSFKAAANGRILKKHCESEQRCLDRLMSDVLRPFVPAYHGDVVKDGERYNQMDDLLADFESPCVMDCKMGIRTYLEEELTKARKKPSLRKDMYQKMVEVDPEAPTEEEKAQRAVTKPRYMQWRETISSTATLGFRIEGIKKEDGSVNRDFKKTKTREQVTEAFREFTKGNQNILIAYRDRLKAIRETLEVSPFFKCHEVIGSSLLFIHDKKEQAKVWMIDFGKTTPLPEGQTLQHDVPWQEGNREDGYLSGLNNLIDILTEMSQGSPLT